Proteins encoded together in one Romeriopsis navalis LEGE 11480 window:
- a CDS encoding ubiquinol-cytochrome c reductase iron-sulfur subunit: MNRRRLLVWLGWGSVGAWLSGIASLLTGCAPKSGEDAEGFARFVNLAVLDESGFILQDFFAKDPVIVVRDPADKNVIHAVNALCTHQQCLVNWQQDKAVFVCPCHGSTFAPDGKYLQGPAKAALQTFPTKIHEDDVWVKAD; encoded by the coding sequence ATGAATCGTCGTCGGTTATTAGTTTGGTTGGGTTGGGGTAGTGTCGGTGCCTGGCTTTCCGGGATTGCATCGTTGTTGACGGGTTGTGCGCCGAAGTCCGGGGAAGATGCTGAGGGGTTCGCCCGCTTTGTCAATCTGGCCGTACTGGATGAGTCGGGATTTATTTTGCAAGATTTTTTTGCGAAAGACCCGGTGATTGTTGTGCGTGATCCGGCTGATAAGAATGTGATTCATGCAGTGAATGCCCTCTGTACCCATCAGCAGTGTTTAGTGAACTGGCAGCAAGATAAGGCGGTGTTTGTTTGTCCCTGCCACGGTTCCACCTTTGCCCCGGATGGCAAATACTTGCAGGGTCCGGCAAAAGCGGCATTGCAGACGTTTCCGACCAAGATTCATGAGGATGATGTTTGGGTCAAAGCGGACTAG
- a CDS encoding HEAT repeat domain-containing protein, translating into MPNLQKPSLLTQAQQFAQASAWSQVAVSLQRLVNGEGNVAATNLAQLAPIERRQWLNLALQALEWGDFQLRWEIGKLLPKFERDAMEALLELLSDDELHPDVRWFAVRALADFPHPEVIPTLLRVVQSSLQPELQQVAANALSQMGPSIVPLLTVLVDRPETRASAAQILTQMRHREAIPLLLELTQDPDAAIRATAIDALSGFHSPQIAQVLLMALADYASEVRLTAVRSVGFCLADLPDTDWLVYIQPLLHDVDLDVSRQAALTLARLATVGATKALAEVLRSPLTPEPLAIDTIRALCWMERHEAVGELHQIWATTTLSQPLRKAICQNLGRVESPLIREQVVGILLEWLAEDACVAQAMVLRQTIITALGLLGDSRAVEQLIQGLAAAESRLQLHLVAALKQIDPVQAHDRLAEIAKSATADLALQKVAVSVLQEW; encoded by the coding sequence GTGCCGAATCTTCAAAAACCTTCGTTATTGACTCAAGCGCAGCAGTTTGCGCAGGCATCGGCTTGGTCGCAGGTTGCGGTCAGTCTCCAGCGCTTAGTGAATGGGGAGGGTAATGTTGCGGCGACGAATTTAGCGCAGTTAGCGCCCATCGAGCGTCGGCAATGGTTGAATTTGGCGTTGCAAGCGTTGGAATGGGGCGACTTTCAGCTGCGTTGGGAAATCGGTAAATTGTTGCCGAAGTTTGAACGTGACGCAATGGAAGCGTTGCTCGAACTGTTGAGTGATGATGAGTTGCATCCCGATGTCCGTTGGTTTGCGGTGCGGGCATTAGCGGATTTTCCCCATCCTGAGGTGATTCCGACTTTATTGCGAGTGGTTCAGTCGTCACTGCAACCCGAATTGCAGCAGGTGGCGGCCAATGCATTGTCGCAGATGGGACCGAGTATTGTGCCGCTGTTGACGGTGTTGGTCGATCGCCCGGAAACCCGCGCCAGTGCGGCCCAAATTCTCACTCAGATGCGCCATCGTGAGGCGATCCCGCTGTTATTAGAATTGACTCAAGATCCAGATGCCGCGATCCGCGCCACCGCGATCGACGCGTTAAGTGGTTTCCATTCACCCCAAATTGCCCAAGTTTTGCTGATGGCGCTGGCAGATTACGCCAGTGAGGTGCGTCTGACGGCGGTGCGAAGCGTTGGTTTTTGTTTAGCTGATTTACCGGATACAGACTGGTTGGTATATATTCAGCCGCTATTACATGATGTGGATCTGGATGTCAGCCGACAGGCGGCCTTAACTTTGGCCCGTTTAGCGACAGTTGGTGCGACAAAGGCGTTGGCTGAAGTGCTGCGATCGCCCTTAACGCCGGAGCCCTTAGCGATTGATACAATCCGTGCTTTATGTTGGATGGAGCGGCATGAGGCCGTTGGGGAGTTGCATCAAATTTGGGCGACCACGACTCTGAGTCAGCCGTTACGGAAAGCGATCTGTCAAAACCTGGGTCGGGTTGAGTCGCCGCTGATTCGCGAACAAGTTGTGGGGATTCTGCTAGAGTGGCTGGCTGAGGACGCTTGCGTGGCGCAGGCAATGGTGTTGCGTCAGACGATTATTACGGCCTTGGGCTTGTTGGGTGATTCACGGGCGGTGGAGCAGTTAATTCAGGGTTTGGCTGCGGCTGAGTCACGTCTGCAGCTGCATTTGGTGGCGGCCCTAAAGCAAATTGACCCAGTGCAGGCGCACGATCGACTGGCCGAAATTGCCAAGTCGGCGACAGCGGATTTGGCACTGCAAAAGGTTGCGGTATCGGTCCTGCAGGAATGGTGA
- a CDS encoding LysR family transcriptional regulator: MRLENVKAFLAVAETGSFQKAAKQRSVTQSTISRQIQNLEDSLGTPLFHRSSTAKLTVAGDCFLAHARRIDREWAVAMEEISDLMGGQQTELCVAGIQSVCAYQLPPVLQRFCKEFPQIQLRLTALGSDRALKVLRDGLVDMAIVQNNRLLTSTAEMVIDVLYEEPIQVLMSADHPLTQFEIIPWSQLARYSQVVFKDGYGMQRLVQEQFRLQGESLHAALELNTLEAFRGIVRQGDLITLLPQSALQEFDADDSLAVRPTEEPVIAREVALVTTQDRLEIPPIARFRALVHQMIATPQMVERLSA, from the coding sequence ATGCGCTTAGAAAATGTCAAAGCATTTCTCGCTGTTGCGGAAACTGGGAGTTTCCAAAAGGCGGCGAAGCAACGGTCAGTCACCCAATCAACAATCAGCCGTCAAATTCAGAACTTGGAAGATAGTCTGGGTACGCCGCTGTTTCATCGTTCCAGTACGGCGAAACTGACGGTCGCCGGCGATTGCTTTTTGGCCCATGCCCGTCGGATCGATCGTGAATGGGCCGTTGCGATGGAAGAAATCTCCGACCTGATGGGTGGACAGCAAACAGAGCTGTGTGTTGCGGGGATTCAGTCAGTTTGTGCCTATCAATTACCGCCGGTATTGCAGCGATTCTGCAAGGAATTTCCGCAGATTCAATTGCGGCTCACGGCCCTCGGGAGCGATCGGGCGCTGAAGGTTCTGCGAGATGGCTTGGTGGATATGGCGATTGTTCAGAATAATCGCTTGTTGACCTCGACGGCGGAGATGGTGATCGACGTGTTGTACGAGGAGCCGATCCAGGTATTGATGTCAGCGGATCACCCACTGACTCAGTTTGAGATTATTCCCTGGTCGCAGCTTGCCCGCTACTCGCAGGTTGTGTTTAAGGATGGTTATGGCATGCAGCGTTTAGTGCAAGAGCAATTTCGTCTTCAAGGTGAGTCACTGCATGCGGCACTAGAACTGAATACGCTGGAGGCATTTCGGGGGATTGTCCGCCAGGGAGATTTGATTACGCTATTGCCGCAGAGTGCCCTCCAGGAATTTGATGCGGATGATTCTTTAGCTGTGCGACCGACGGAAGAGCCGGTGATTGCCCGTGAGGTGGCTTTAGTCACGACTCAGGATCGACTAGAAATTCCGCCGATTGCGCGGTTTCGCGCCTTGGTGCATCAGATGATTGCGACACCGCAAATGGTTGAACGCTTATCCGCATAG